A genomic segment from Variovorax paradoxus B4 encodes:
- the hpaH gene encoding 2-oxo-hept-4-ene-1,7-dioate hydratase: MFNTETIRRLAAELHESERSRAQVEHFSKRFPEMTIDDGYAVSRAWVSMKIAEGRKVRGHKIGLTSRAMQQSSQIDEPDYGTLLDDMFFEPGAIPTHRFIAPRVEVELAFVLKKRLQGKEVSVEEVLDATDYVTPAIEIIDSRIEQFDRRTKAMRKVFDTISDNAANAGIILGGRRAGPRDIDLPWCGAILRQNGAVEETGLAAGVQGHPAVGIAWLAHKLAPWGEFLEAGQVVLAGSFTRPVVAKKGDVFDADYGALGRFSFEFV; the protein is encoded by the coding sequence ATGTTCAACACTGAAACCATCCGCCGACTGGCCGCCGAACTGCACGAGAGCGAAAGGTCGCGCGCGCAGGTCGAGCACTTCTCGAAGCGCTTTCCGGAAATGACGATTGATGATGGTTACGCTGTATCGCGTGCCTGGGTGAGCATGAAGATCGCAGAGGGCCGAAAGGTCCGCGGACACAAGATCGGCCTGACCTCGCGCGCCATGCAGCAGTCCAGCCAGATTGACGAGCCCGACTACGGCACGCTGCTGGACGACATGTTCTTCGAGCCCGGCGCGATCCCGACGCATCGCTTCATCGCGCCTCGCGTCGAGGTGGAACTGGCCTTTGTCCTGAAGAAGAGGTTGCAGGGAAAAGAAGTTTCGGTGGAGGAGGTGCTCGATGCCACCGACTACGTGACGCCCGCCATCGAGATCATCGACTCACGCATCGAACAGTTCGATCGCCGCACGAAGGCCATGCGCAAGGTGTTCGACACCATCTCCGACAACGCTGCCAACGCCGGGATCATCCTCGGCGGCCGCAGGGCAGGGCCGCGGGATATCGATCTGCCGTGGTGCGGCGCCATCCTGCGCCAGAACGGTGCTGTGGAGGAGACCGGTCTGGCGGCAGGCGTCCAAGGCCATCCCGCCGTAGGCATTGCCTGGCTGGCGCACAAGCTTGCGCCATGGGGCGAGTTCCTCGAGGCGGGGCAGGTCGTGTTGGCCGGATCGTTCACGCGCCCTGTGGTAGCAAAAAAAGGGGATGTCTTCGATGCGGACTACGGTGCGCTTGGCCGATTCTCTTTCGAATTCGTCTAG